Proteins from a genomic interval of Sphingobacterium sp. SYP-B4668:
- a CDS encoding kelch repeat-containing protein: protein MKSLTLLSSLMVFAMVPLISESQEHSAVIDWSIGLELPRQQGMSHKGLAGPLVGVQGDFLCIGGGANFPLQMPWEGGSKEYHRDFFIYKQHAGQVQFVQSLLLPFSWAYGASVSSSNGIFILGGENETGLLSSCYILKYDPVRKALELQELPALPFAITNAGASIVGDYLYLAGGELQEGVSKALYVLNLKKTALGWGHVADLPYEVSHLQLLSDRHALYLVGGRKRNFGMVSDIYDGLWKFDLKTHQWKALQSMPQKSAAGTALLLSDGGLWVFSGDDGSTFGRVETLLASISMEADSVKRADLIRQKNVMQEQHPGFGQQIWRYDFKRNVWDKAGELPTKGPVTTTAVRWGKHVVIPSGEIKAGVRTAKIICGQLQ, encoded by the coding sequence ATGAAATCTCTCACACTACTTTCCAGCTTGATGGTATTTGCAATGGTCCCATTAATAAGTGAATCTCAGGAGCATAGTGCTGTCATCGACTGGTCCATTGGGCTCGAGTTGCCTCGTCAACAGGGAATGTCGCACAAAGGGTTGGCAGGTCCATTGGTAGGTGTTCAAGGTGATTTTTTGTGTATAGGAGGAGGAGCGAATTTTCCATTGCAGATGCCCTGGGAGGGGGGGAGCAAAGAGTATCATCGTGATTTCTTTATCTACAAACAACATGCAGGTCAAGTACAGTTTGTCCAAAGCTTGCTTTTGCCATTTTCTTGGGCATATGGTGCCAGTGTGAGCTCTTCAAATGGAATATTCATCCTTGGAGGCGAGAATGAAACAGGTTTATTGTCCTCCTGCTATATTTTGAAATATGACCCTGTTAGGAAAGCTCTCGAACTGCAAGAACTTCCGGCCCTTCCGTTTGCCATTACCAATGCCGGAGCCTCCATTGTGGGTGACTATCTGTATCTAGCGGGAGGTGAGCTACAAGAGGGGGTTTCTAAAGCATTATATGTTTTGAATCTTAAAAAGACAGCTCTAGGCTGGGGACATGTTGCTGATTTGCCTTATGAGGTGTCCCATCTTCAACTCCTTTCCGATCGTCATGCACTGTATTTAGTAGGCGGGCGCAAGAGAAACTTCGGCATGGTAAGCGACATTTATGATGGTCTTTGGAAATTCGATCTTAAGACGCACCAGTGGAAAGCTTTACAATCTATGCCTCAAAAATCGGCGGCAGGTACGGCTCTTTTGCTCTCTGACGGAGGTCTTTGGGTATTCAGCGGGGACGATGGGAGCACCTTTGGAAGAGTAGAGACCCTTCTTGCTTCCATATCCATGGAAGCAGATTCGGTCAAAAGAGCTGATTTAATCAGACAAAAAAATGTCATGCAGGAACAACATCCTGGTTTTGGGCAGCAAATATGGCGTTATGATTTCAAACGGAATGTCTGGGATAAAGCTGGCGAATTGCCCACTAAGGGGCCAGTTACCACTACCGCTGTACGATGGGGAAAACACGTTGTTATTCCAAGTGGAGAGATAAAAGCAGGTGTACGGACAGCAAAAATAATTTGTGGTCAACTTCAATAA
- a CDS encoding thiamine pyrophosphate-dependent enzyme: protein MAKIVAEQLVEMLVEAGVKRVYAVTGDSLNFFNEAVRKDGRLKWIHVRHEEVGAYAAAAEAELDGIACCAGSCGPGHVHLINGMYDAHKSHVPMIVIASTINTHEMGMDYFQETNTIKLFDDCSCYNQMITTAEQAPRIIQTAIQHAIGHKGVAVIGLPGDVTELKAVETDTSTQIFKCEPIIRPSDAELLKLANIINSSTCTTIYCGIGATHAHTEIVHLSHQLKAPVGYSFRGKMGIQYDNPNEIGMTGLLGMPSAYQSMHDSDLVILLGTDFPYENFMPTDNKIVQIDTQAERLGRRAKLTLGLVGDIRHTIQALLPLLNQKIDDSFLISQLDFYEKVKENMKTYIDAKGAEDTIQPEYLAHIIDNKAASDAIFTVDTGMTCVWGARFITATGQRKMLGSFNHGSMANAMPMAIGASLAYPKRQVFALCGDGGISMLLGDLATIKQYNLPIKIIVFNNRSLGMVKLEMQVTGLMDNETDMVNPDFAMIAEAMGFKGVNVRTPEEVVGAIEMAIHHPGPVLLNVFTNPSALAMPPKIHLDQMVGMAKSMTKLMLGGKMQEVFDTIKSNYKHLKEL from the coding sequence ATGGCAAAGATTGTTGCAGAGCAGTTGGTAGAAATGCTTGTCGAAGCTGGAGTGAAAAGAGTTTATGCAGTTACTGGTGATAGTTTGAATTTTTTTAATGAGGCTGTTCGCAAAGACGGTCGTTTAAAATGGATACATGTGCGTCATGAGGAGGTAGGGGCTTATGCTGCCGCTGCAGAAGCAGAATTGGACGGTATAGCATGTTGTGCCGGAAGCTGTGGCCCCGGTCATGTGCACCTCATTAATGGGATGTATGATGCGCATAAGTCACATGTCCCAATGATTGTGATTGCTTCCACCATTAATACACATGAAATGGGCATGGATTATTTTCAAGAAACCAATACGATTAAGCTATTTGATGACTGCAGTTGTTATAATCAGATGATTACAACGGCCGAGCAGGCACCCCGGATTATCCAAACGGCTATACAACATGCCATCGGCCATAAGGGAGTAGCTGTTATTGGACTTCCTGGAGATGTGACCGAACTCAAGGCTGTCGAGACTGATACTTCTACTCAGATTTTTAAATGTGAGCCCATCATTAGACCCTCCGATGCCGAACTCCTAAAGTTGGCGAATATTATCAATTCCAGTACATGCACCACTATTTATTGTGGTATTGGTGCTACCCATGCGCATACTGAAATCGTTCACCTGTCCCACCAGCTCAAGGCTCCAGTAGGTTATTCTTTTAGAGGAAAGATGGGCATCCAATATGACAATCCCAATGAAATTGGGATGACCGGCCTTTTGGGGATGCCCTCGGCCTATCAGAGTATGCATGATTCTGATTTAGTCATTTTATTAGGCACTGATTTTCCCTACGAAAATTTTATGCCTACAGACAATAAAATCGTACAAATTGATACCCAAGCCGAGCGGTTGGGAAGAAGAGCAAAACTAACCTTAGGCTTGGTGGGAGATATACGACACACAATTCAAGCGTTACTACCCTTACTTAATCAAAAAATAGATGACAGCTTTTTAATAAGCCAACTTGATTTTTACGAAAAGGTAAAGGAAAATATGAAAACCTATATCGATGCCAAAGGAGCTGAAGACACCATTCAACCCGAATATCTAGCCCATATTATTGACAATAAAGCGGCCTCCGATGCTATTTTTACGGTAGATACTGGGATGACTTGTGTATGGGGGGCGCGTTTCATTACAGCTACCGGACAACGTAAGATGCTAGGTTCGTTCAATCACGGTTCCATGGCCAATGCTATGCCCATGGCAATAGGAGCGTCCTTGGCTTATCCGAAGCGCCAGGTATTCGCGCTGTGTGGCGATGGCGGTATTTCTATGTTGCTTGGCGATTTGGCTACTATTAAACAATATAATTTGCCGATTAAAATCATCGTTTTCAACAACCGTTCTTTAGGCATGGTCAAGTTAGAAATGCAGGTGACAGGATTGATGGACAATGAGACCGATATGGTCAACCCAGATTTTGCCATGATAGCCGAGGCAATGGGTTTTAAAGGGGTAAATGTGCGTACACCTGAGGAGGTCGTCGGAGCAATCGAGATGGCCATCCATCATCCAGGACCTGTTTTGTTGAATGTATTTACAAATCCGAGTGCGCTGGCTATGCCACCAAAAATACACCTAGATCAAATGGTCGGTATGGCCAAGTCTATGACCAAGTTGATGTTGGGAGGGAAGATGCAAGAGGTGTTTGATACTATAAAATCAAATTATAAACATCTGAAAGAACTCTAG
- a CDS encoding SusC/RagA family TonB-linked outer membrane protein, giving the protein MKINLTFKMIPLLMVLLGSFTYGWAQTKTISGKVVDLSTKEVLAKVTILVKGSTQATQTDQNGGFSLTVSPSAVLVFSYTGYKRQEVAVGNRTSFDIMLEADIQTMDEVVVMGYGTVKRSKMTASVSTLDKKVLETGMRANPAQALAGTIPGLRVSTGSGRPGAMANITLRGGTNFDGTGSPLILVDGQVRSNLSDINPEEIDRIDVQKDAAATAIYGARASNGVVIVTTKKGKSGSSSLDFKVNRGINYLNIPYDFLNSEEYIKWSRLGATAAIQAGTLANTALGNPGARGTGNVYFGPDGKTPLDGNYVNEARWSVMRLTDQNRFLLDQGWKSLKDVVPTNAAGNYDANGQYYDLIYEDFNYGNLAFRSPAPSQDYNLAFSGGNDKASYYSNVGIYDEKGLSLNTFYRRYNFAVNADYKIKDWIKSESSINYTRANWRDQTLTNGEENYWGRMLSAPPTLRSKSPITGDWILGRDASDGNPLVNIDKYIRRNQNDKFTLSQGLVINFLPELSLRMKGILYYHEEYAESFNKDFRTGFLSTTNPDAGWNRQRNSAASFWRDIQQTYNAVLNYNKSFGKHNLNALAGGEFFDSYYRSVGASGALAPTDDFMSLGLTTNTATNPTRGTSSSHENDRIISQFGRVNYDYADKYLLSATFRNDGISRLNSENRWGFFPAASVGWVATREDFIQEQAPWLDFLKLRASWGKNGNIGIGTSQAIGKYEVQGSYNVQTAYDQVRGFLFGNPTLSSLQWEKTNTTEVGMDIGLLNNRLNFSAAYYNRITSDKLAYIDLPSSAGIERIRTNNGTMRNRGVELELGYKIIDNDKFNWTVNVNAAYVRNKIIKLPNNGNELNRQGGTQVYDPSSNGLIWVEGMQEGKEWGDVYGFRMKGIIRNEQDLANYNVRDDAAGDTYSIGGAAGKRVASQKIIAEQGLTGYLPTQLGDAIWDDINGDGVINQSDRVKLGNTLPKWTGGFNTSVSYKGISLFTRIDFALGHIQMDRMNVWSLGYMQGEFNAGSIVKDTWTPDNPNAKYPRYMWADQLNMKNFDRPSNLFWVNSSYLAFREVSLSYSVPREWLGKAKISGLTLTATGQNLGYISNKLNALPERTGFQNSAYTVPTMLVFGGKITF; this is encoded by the coding sequence ATGAAAATAAACCTAACATTCAAAATGATTCCATTGCTAATGGTGTTGCTTGGTAGCTTCACCTATGGATGGGCACAGACCAAAACTATCTCGGGGAAGGTAGTAGATCTGTCTACAAAGGAGGTCCTTGCAAAAGTTACCATACTGGTGAAGGGCAGTACTCAGGCCACCCAAACCGATCAAAACGGGGGGTTTTCACTAACAGTCTCCCCTTCTGCCGTATTGGTTTTTTCTTACACAGGTTACAAGCGGCAAGAAGTTGCTGTTGGCAATCGAACATCATTCGATATCATGCTAGAAGCAGATATCCAGACCATGGATGAAGTCGTGGTCATGGGATACGGAACGGTAAAGCGCTCTAAAATGACAGCTTCAGTTTCCACTTTGGATAAGAAAGTATTAGAAACTGGTATGCGGGCCAATCCGGCACAAGCATTAGCTGGAACGATTCCTGGGCTTCGCGTCTCAACCGGGTCAGGTCGTCCCGGAGCCATGGCCAATATTACTTTGCGCGGCGGTACAAACTTTGATGGTACAGGTAGCCCGTTAATTTTGGTAGATGGTCAGGTTCGGAGTAACCTGTCAGATATCAATCCTGAGGAAATCGATAGAATCGATGTCCAGAAGGATGCTGCTGCTACCGCTATATACGGTGCGCGCGCCTCTAATGGTGTGGTCATTGTGACGACAAAAAAAGGAAAATCCGGGTCCTCTTCGCTTGATTTTAAAGTGAATCGTGGTATCAATTATTTAAATATACCCTATGATTTCTTGAACTCGGAAGAATATATTAAATGGAGTCGCTTAGGCGCTACTGCTGCTATACAAGCTGGTACATTGGCAAATACGGCACTTGGTAATCCAGGTGCTCGCGGGACCGGCAATGTATATTTCGGACCTGATGGCAAGACGCCCTTAGATGGAAATTATGTGAATGAAGCACGTTGGAGTGTGATGCGGTTGACCGATCAGAATCGTTTTTTGCTAGACCAGGGTTGGAAATCATTGAAGGATGTCGTTCCTACCAATGCAGCTGGAAACTATGACGCTAATGGTCAGTACTATGACTTGATTTACGAAGATTTTAATTACGGCAATCTTGCATTTCGTTCACCTGCACCATCACAGGATTACAATCTGGCCTTCTCTGGGGGTAATGACAAAGCGAGTTACTATAGTAATGTCGGAATTTATGATGAAAAAGGATTATCATTAAATACCTTCTATCGTCGATATAATTTTGCAGTAAATGCGGATTATAAAATCAAAGATTGGATCAAATCGGAATCAAGTATTAATTACACAAGAGCCAATTGGCGGGATCAAACCTTGACAAACGGCGAGGAAAACTATTGGGGACGCATGCTCTCTGCGCCACCAACGTTGCGTAGCAAAAGCCCTATCACCGGTGATTGGATTTTGGGACGAGACGCAAGTGATGGCAATCCATTAGTAAACATCGATAAATATATAAGACGCAATCAAAACGATAAATTTACCCTTAGTCAAGGATTGGTTATTAATTTTTTGCCAGAATTATCCTTGCGCATGAAGGGTATTTTATATTACCACGAGGAGTATGCTGAATCTTTCAATAAGGATTTCAGGACAGGCTTCTTAAGCACTACCAATCCTGATGCAGGGTGGAATAGACAGCGAAATAGTGCAGCATCTTTCTGGAGAGATATCCAACAAACCTATAATGCGGTATTAAATTATAACAAGTCATTTGGTAAGCACAACCTAAACGCATTGGCCGGGGGTGAATTTTTTGATTCTTACTATCGTTCAGTAGGAGCCTCTGGCGCATTAGCACCTACAGATGATTTCATGTCCTTAGGCTTGACGACCAATACAGCTACCAACCCGACCAGAGGGACATCTTCCTCGCATGAGAATGACCGTATAATCTCCCAGTTCGGCCGGGTCAATTATGATTATGCCGATAAGTATTTGTTGTCTGCTACCTTTCGTAATGATGGCATATCTCGTTTGAATTCAGAGAATAGATGGGGTTTTTTCCCTGCTGCATCTGTGGGTTGGGTCGCAACACGTGAGGATTTTATTCAAGAGCAAGCCCCTTGGTTGGACTTTTTGAAACTTCGGGCCAGTTGGGGTAAGAATGGTAATATAGGTATCGGTACCAGTCAGGCTATCGGAAAGTATGAGGTGCAGGGGTCGTACAATGTTCAGACAGCCTATGACCAGGTGAGGGGATTCCTATTTGGAAATCCAACATTGTCTTCCCTCCAGTGGGAAAAAACCAACACTACCGAAGTCGGAATGGATATCGGATTGTTAAATAACCGACTTAATTTCTCCGCAGCATATTACAACAGGATTACTTCGGACAAATTGGCTTACATTGATTTACCTAGCTCTGCAGGTATCGAACGCATCCGTACTAACAATGGAACAATGCGCAATAGAGGTGTCGAATTGGAGTTAGGATACAAAATCATTGACAATGATAAATTTAACTGGACGGTAAATGTCAATGCGGCTTATGTTCGCAACAAGATTATCAAGTTGCCTAATAATGGTAACGAATTGAACAGACAAGGTGGCACTCAGGTGTACGATCCGTCTTCAAATGGCTTGATTTGGGTCGAAGGTATGCAAGAAGGTAAAGAATGGGGCGATGTTTACGGATTTAGGATGAAAGGCATCATCCGTAACGAACAAGATTTAGCAAATTATAATGTAAGGGATGATGCTGCTGGTGATACTTATAGTATCGGTGGTGCGGCAGGTAAACGAGTGGCTAGTCAGAAAATAATAGCTGAACAAGGATTGACAGGCTATCTGCCGACACAGTTGGGGGATGCGATCTGGGATGATATCAATGGCGATGGCGTCATCAATCAAAGCGATCGTGTGAAATTAGGAAATACTTTGCCCAAATGGACAGGTGGCTTCAATACGTCTGTGAGTTACAAAGGAATATCCCTCTTTACGCGGATAGATTTTGCGTTGGGCCATATCCAAATGGACAGGATGAATGTCTGGTCTTTAGGCTACATGCAAGGAGAGTTTAATGCAGGTTCTATTGTAAAAGATACGTGGACTCCCGACAATCCCAATGCTAAATATCCTAGGTACATGTGGGCCGACCAATTGAATATGAAAAACTTTGACCGACCTAGTAATCTTTTCTGGGTGAATTCCAGCTATCTAGCATTCAGAGAAGTATCCTTGTCTTATTCAGTCCCTAGAGAGTGGCTAGGTAAGGCAAAGATAAGTGGTTTGACCCTGACGGCTACAGGACAGAATTTGGGTTATATTTCAAATAAATTGAACGCGCTGCCCGAGCGCACAGGATTCCAAAATAGTGCCTATACCGTACCCACCATGTTGGTGTTCGGAGGTAAGATAACATTTTAA
- a CDS encoding RagB/SusD family nutrient uptake outer membrane protein: protein MRKYIKIVVITLSACVLTACNKSLDFVPEDYFADGNYWQNETQVNNFMVGVHSNLRAQQFMLFRLGEMRGGGLTNAARMEVSLSELGVIEHKMTEVSPGIGAWAGFMNSILQINLFINKVEPLSFLSTDKKDMLLGQAYGLRAYYYFHLLRTYGGVPLRLSPDALIGKPDAVSLRLARSSEMDVLTAIKADIAKSLTHFGTSQGSNKAYWTLNASRMLKGEVFLWSAKVYGNIEDLTEAKSALNAVTGYSLLSNFGDVFKQKKNAEIIFTLPYAFNEAESANVSLFLYPVANFNGIYYKDTVDVNAPKLVDPLNIAQASAGGIQRYAYTYELFQSYGIHDQRRNATFYDFYGIDRTVTPNKVTIRNTVLTKFMGTINNNIRNWTDDWPIYREADRLLMLAEIANAEGTDPGSFIQPIRNRAFNGADPAPFVNGSKDANEIAIFEERMKEFVWEGKRWYDIRRMKFGSDPLVFKTSGHPYGVLNKVSEGYKVLWPVGRDVWTNDPLVDQTPGYETTKP from the coding sequence ATGAGAAAATATATCAAAATAGTAGTGATTACACTGTCAGCTTGTGTTTTGACAGCGTGTAATAAAAGCTTGGACTTCGTACCTGAAGACTATTTTGCCGATGGAAACTATTGGCAAAATGAAACGCAGGTCAATAATTTTATGGTTGGTGTGCACAGCAACCTCAGAGCGCAGCAATTCATGTTATTTCGATTGGGTGAAATGCGCGGAGGTGGGCTTACCAATGCAGCGAGGATGGAAGTGTCACTCAGTGAATTAGGAGTTATAGAGCACAAAATGACAGAAGTGTCCCCTGGTATAGGGGCATGGGCTGGATTTATGAATAGCATTTTGCAAATCAATCTATTTATCAATAAAGTGGAGCCCCTATCTTTTTTGTCAACCGACAAAAAAGATATGCTATTAGGGCAAGCTTATGGGTTGCGAGCATATTACTATTTTCATTTGCTGAGAACCTATGGAGGAGTACCCTTGCGTCTTAGTCCAGATGCTTTAATAGGCAAGCCAGATGCTGTGAGCTTGCGCTTGGCAAGGTCGTCCGAGATGGATGTGTTAACGGCAATCAAAGCTGACATCGCTAAGTCATTGACACATTTCGGGACTAGTCAGGGAAGCAACAAAGCCTATTGGACCTTAAACGCTAGCCGTATGCTGAAAGGTGAAGTATTTCTTTGGTCAGCAAAAGTGTACGGCAATATAGAAGATCTAACCGAAGCCAAATCTGCACTAAATGCGGTAACAGGCTATAGTTTACTTTCAAATTTTGGAGATGTATTCAAACAAAAGAAAAATGCCGAGATTATCTTTACGCTCCCCTATGCATTTAATGAGGCTGAGTCTGCAAATGTGAGTCTATTCCTATATCCTGTTGCAAATTTTAATGGTATTTACTACAAAGATACGGTTGATGTAAATGCACCTAAACTAGTCGATCCCCTTAATATAGCCCAAGCGAGTGCCGGGGGTATCCAACGATATGCATACACCTATGAACTGTTTCAGTCTTATGGTATTCATGATCAGCGACGTAATGCAACATTTTATGATTTCTACGGGATAGATAGGACAGTAACGCCTAATAAGGTTACCATACGGAATACGGTGTTGACGAAGTTTATGGGAACTATCAACAATAACATTCGTAACTGGACGGATGACTGGCCAATATATCGCGAGGCTGACAGATTATTGATGTTGGCAGAAATTGCCAATGCAGAAGGGACCGATCCTGGCAGCTTCATACAACCTATTCGTAATCGAGCTTTCAATGGAGCTGACCCGGCTCCGTTTGTAAATGGGAGCAAAGACGCAAACGAGATTGCTATTTTTGAGGAAAGGATGAAGGAGTTCGTATGGGAGGGCAAGCGTTGGTACGACATACGTCGCATGAAGTTTGGAAGCGACCCATTGGTTTTTAAAACTTCTGGACATCCCTATGGTGTCTTAAATAAAGTATCTGAAGGGTACAAGGTTTTATGGCCGGTTGGTAGGGATGTATGGACGAATGATCCTTTGGTGGATCAGACTCCAGGCTACGAAACAACCAAACCCTAG
- a CDS encoding dihydrodipicolinate synthase family protein, with translation MLNHKIEGLISAPFTPFHANGELNLELIPEYYQSLKRNDVKGAFICGSTGEGVALTFDEKVSVLKAWTSLTKDDTEFVLMMFLGGTNVKECRELAIIAEQEGADAISFTSPFYFKPANVTQLAKCCAVIAEAAPNTAFYYYHIPVLTGGNYAMLDLLKEVESIVPTFKGIKYTHEDFMDFLSCLNYKNKKYDMLWGRDENMLSSLVLGSKGAVGSTYNYAAPLYHALISAFEAGDFDKANALQQKAIDMITLLGKYGGIATGKAYMKLIELDCGEFRLPVRNMEAEAFQQFRQDVKALGFQNFNSTT, from the coding sequence ATGCTTAATCACAAAATTGAAGGTTTAATATCCGCACCCTTCACACCTTTTCATGCAAATGGTGAATTGAATTTGGAACTGATTCCCGAATATTATCAATCCTTGAAACGCAATGATGTCAAGGGCGCATTTATTTGTGGGTCTACTGGAGAGGGAGTTGCACTCACTTTTGACGAAAAAGTGAGTGTGTTGAAAGCTTGGACAAGCCTAACGAAAGACGATACAGAATTTGTGTTGATGATGTTTTTGGGCGGCACCAACGTAAAGGAATGTAGGGAATTAGCGATTATTGCAGAACAAGAGGGCGCAGACGCAATTTCATTTACCTCTCCCTTTTATTTTAAACCTGCGAATGTCACTCAATTGGCTAAGTGTTGTGCCGTCATTGCTGAGGCCGCTCCCAATACCGCATTCTATTACTACCATATTCCCGTATTAACTGGTGGTAATTACGCCATGCTTGATTTGCTTAAAGAAGTGGAATCCATAGTTCCCACATTCAAAGGGATTAAATATACCCATGAAGACTTTATGGATTTCTTGTCCTGCTTGAATTACAAGAATAAAAAGTATGATATGCTTTGGGGACGAGACGAAAATATGTTGTCTTCATTGGTCTTGGGAAGTAAGGGTGCTGTAGGAAGTACATACAATTATGCAGCTCCACTCTATCATGCACTAATTTCGGCTTTTGAGGCGGGAGATTTTGATAAAGCCAATGCATTACAACAAAAAGCAATTGATATGATCACCTTATTAGGTAAATACGGTGGTATCGCGACGGGCAAAGCCTATATGAAGTTAATTGAGCTAGATTGTGGAGAGTTTAGACTGCCCGTACGCAATATGGAAGCTGAGGCTTTTCAACAATTTCGGCAAGATGTTAAGGCCTTGGGATTTCAGAATTTCAATTCCACAACTTAA
- a CDS encoding FadR/GntR family transcriptional regulator, with amino-acid sequence MDTKQSIIDQLGTIDTSSLVDKVEMKLIDLFINKGFKVGDALPKEIELSDTLGVSRTVVREAMLRLRMVGLVESKKHRGAILTNPDLLSPLKKSLHPSILAEKTLQDIFEMRLVLEVGMADLLFDKITDQDIEDLEKIVANEPANPDATLFNIEDEVLFHGKLYEISNNQMLKDFQHMLLPVFQYVHTSGMLSKPSQSKTFISHRGLVDILKVGNPEIFRNAMRKHLDNHFVRLFEKSTERVG; translated from the coding sequence ATGGACACAAAACAGTCAATCATCGATCAATTAGGTACTATCGACACATCCAGTCTGGTAGATAAGGTAGAAATGAAACTTATTGACCTTTTTATCAACAAGGGTTTTAAAGTTGGAGATGCGCTACCTAAAGAAATCGAACTTTCGGATACATTGGGTGTTAGCAGGACCGTTGTAAGGGAGGCCATGCTACGGTTAAGAATGGTGGGACTCGTAGAGTCTAAAAAACATAGAGGGGCGATATTGACCAATCCAGACCTTTTATCTCCGTTGAAAAAATCCCTTCATCCAAGTATACTTGCTGAAAAGACCCTTCAAGATATTTTTGAAATGCGTCTAGTGTTGGAAGTAGGCATGGCCGATTTATTATTTGACAAGATTACAGATCAGGATATCGAAGATTTGGAAAAAATAGTTGCAAATGAGCCCGCGAACCCAGATGCTACGCTATTTAACATTGAAGACGAGGTCTTATTTCACGGTAAACTTTACGAAATCTCCAACAATCAAATGTTGAAAGATTTTCAACATATGCTCCTGCCCGTGTTTCAATATGTGCATACTAGTGGAATGCTAAGCAAGCCCAGCCAATCCAAAACTTTCATTTCTCACCGAGGTCTGGTGGATATTCTAAAAGTGGGTAATCCAGAAATTTTCCGCAACGCAATGCGCAAGCATCTGGACAATCATTTCGTCCGTTTATTTGAAAAATCGACAGAGCGAGTCGGCTAG
- the mgtE gene encoding magnesium transporter codes for MNKYPLLHPADIAEQLSDLKGKELYTAFSSFPLELRLEIFSFFDSAVQYTLLKQLSERELTELLNNLKPDLRNELFSKLPDQLIKYLINLLNEREKQMALELIGYKEDSIARLMTPMYVQVRLEYTVSEVFKHIKLFGRKAETLNFVYVVDENNVLIDDLKIGQLLLADAESKISDLVDYNFAAIRASTPMEEAFEIFQKYDRSALPIITDSGVLVGIVTFDDVADRVEDRDTEDIHRFGGMDELDVAYTKTPLLRLVQKRAGWLVILFLSEMLTASAMSYYDGEIEKAIALALFVPLIISSGGNSGSQAASLIIRAMALGELKLRDWWYVMKREISSGIILGLILGSIGFVRILLWQQLGIYDYGEYWIYIGLSVSVSLVFIVLWGTLSGSFIPFVLRKLGMDPATASAPFVATLVDVSGLVIYFSIAAFFLSGKLL; via the coding sequence ATGAACAAATATCCTCTCCTACATCCAGCAGATATTGCAGAGCAGTTATCCGATTTAAAGGGCAAGGAGCTTTACACAGCCTTCTCTTCCTTTCCTTTGGAGTTAAGGCTTGAGATATTCTCCTTTTTTGATAGTGCCGTTCAATACACGCTATTGAAGCAGCTTTCAGAGCGTGAACTCACCGAATTACTGAACAATCTCAAGCCCGATTTGCGTAACGAGCTTTTCTCTAAATTACCCGATCAGCTAATCAAATACTTGATTAATCTGCTAAATGAACGCGAGAAGCAGATGGCCTTGGAACTAATCGGCTACAAGGAAGACAGTATTGCTAGGCTCATGACGCCCATGTACGTGCAAGTTAGACTAGAATACACGGTATCAGAAGTCTTTAAGCATATCAAGCTTTTTGGTCGAAAAGCCGAGACACTGAATTTTGTATACGTTGTTGACGAAAACAATGTCTTGATCGACGACCTCAAGATAGGTCAGTTGTTACTTGCTGATGCTGAAAGTAAGATTTCGGATTTAGTGGATTATAATTTTGCAGCCATTAGAGCTTCTACACCAATGGAAGAGGCCTTTGAGATTTTTCAAAAATATGACCGCAGTGCTCTTCCCATCATTACCGACAGCGGTGTACTGGTAGGAATTGTAACATTTGATGATGTTGCCGATCGAGTTGAGGACCGTGATACAGAAGACATCCACCGTTTCGGGGGGATGGATGAGTTGGACGTCGCTTATACAAAGACTCCACTACTACGGCTTGTCCAGAAAAGAGCTGGCTGGTTGGTCATACTATTCCTGAGCGAAATGCTGACGGCCTCTGCTATGAGCTATTACGACGGTGAGATTGAAAAGGCAATCGCATTGGCCCTATTTGTTCCGTTGATTATTTCATCTGGAGGCAATTCTGGTTCCCAAGCGGCTTCGTTAATTATTCGAGCAATGGCCTTAGGTGAGCTCAAGCTTCGCGACTGGTGGTATGTGATGAAACGGGAGATTTCTTCTGGTATTATTTTAGGTCTTATTTTGGGCTCTATTGGATTCGTCCGTATCCTTTTGTGGCAGCAGCTCGGAATCTATGATTATGGCGAATATTGGATTTACATTGGTTTGAGTGTATCTGTTTCTCTAGTATTTATTGTTCTGTGGGGCACTCTTTCAGGCTCATTTATTCCATTTGTGTTACGTAAATTAGGAATGGATCCTGCGACCGCTTCAGCACCTTTTGTTGCTACTTTGGTAGACGTCTCTGGATTGGTCATCTATTTCTCTATTGCAGCATTTTTCTTGAGCGGCAAGCTCCTATAG